In Clupea harengus chromosome 1, Ch_v2.0.2, whole genome shotgun sequence, one DNA window encodes the following:
- the LOC105910061 gene encoding ATP synthase subunit epsilon, mitochondrial: MVAYWRQAGLSYIRFSAICASVVRAAMKPAIKVEALKAAESNVKVLRPKTA, from the exons ATGGTTGCGTACTGGAGACAAGCAGGCCTAAG CTACATTCGCTTCTCGGCGATTTGTGCCAGCGTTGTACGGGCAGCCATGAAGCCCGCAATAAAAGTGGAGGCCCTCAAAGCCGCTGAGTCCAATGTCAAAGTACTCCGACCGAAGACGGCAT GA
- the bpifcl gene encoding bactericidal permeability-increasing protein, whose translation MMLLLLLLLAPQASVAQPGVKLMMSSKGLDYVTNVITGWAQEKLLTTDIPQISGKVNIGIGSVYYVVYDMKVVKVDYPQPSVKFEENAGLHMELCGLSIAVTAEWRTKYGLIKDGGTLDLALFDVCVESLLQLGKDDQARLSVSTLTCKAQVGRVYTKFHGGAGILIQAFMDLFPGHIKAMTENAICPLLEKEIVNLEGVLAAMNVTYHVDPSLILNNSLTSDPVIQTSDMEVDFKGVFYSEWNPMEPPFPSKDFMLPCETGHMFTLGISQFCLNSYAYACLTAGLLQINVTDSMIPQKSPVRLNTSYFGPFIPQLPKMFPNMLMKLQVFADEAPAVSLQMDSLSLLLSAAVKAYAIDNTTTLHPLFTLNLTTQFSGKLNIANEKLMGKMGFDNLTLSLASSEIGTFQTTTLKNVAIMGMKNGFLPKLNEMLQRGFPLPLMKGVALVKTVLQVQKGFLAVFSDVQISPPLYTEEEL comes from the exons ATGATGCTTctcctgctactgctgctggctCCTCAGGCCTCTGTAGCCCAGCCTGGAGTGAAATTAATGATGTCATCTAAAGGGCTTGACTATG tgacaaATGTAATCACAGGCTGGGCACAAGAGAAACTACTCACCACAGACATTCCACAAATTTCAGGAAAAGTGAACATTGGAATTGGGTCTGTTTACTATGTCGTTTACGA TATGAAGGTGGTTAAGGTTGATTATCCACAGCCAAGTGTTAAGTTTGAGGAGAACGCTGGACTCCACATGGAACTTTGTGGACTGAGTATAGCTGTAACAGCGGAATGGAGAACTAAATACGGACTCAT TAAGGATGGAGGCACATTGGACTTGGCgttgtttgatgtttgtgtagAGTCACTGCTACAGCTGGGGAAAGATGACCAAGCACGTTTATCTGTCAGCACCCTGACATGTAAAGCACAAGTTGGCAGAGTATACACAAAGTTTCATGGAGGAGCCGG CATCCTCATCCAAGCCTTTATGGATTTGTTTCCTGGCCACATTAAGGCAATGACTGAAAACGCA atctgccCTCTTTTGGAAAAGGAAATTGTAAACCTGGAGGGAGTTTTAGCAGCCATGAATg TCACCTATCATGTTGATCCCAGCCTGATCCTGAACAATTCTCTCACAAGTGATCCAGTCATACAGACCTCTGACATGGAAGTGGATTTCAAA GGTGTTTTTTACAGTGAGTGGAACCCCATGGAACCTCCATTCCCTTCAAAGGACTTCATGCTGCCATGTGAAACAGGTCACATGTTCACCCTGGGCATCTCCCAGTTCTGTCTCAACTCCTATGCCTACGCCTGCCTCACAGCTGGGCTCCTCCAGATCAATGTTACAGACAGCATG ATTCCTCAAAAGTCTCCTGTGCGGCTCAATACCAGCTATTTTGGCCCATTCATCCCACAG cTGCCCAAGATGTTCCCCAACATGCTGATGAAGCTCCAGGTGTTTGCCGATGAGGCTCCAGCTGTTTCCCTCCAGATGGACTCATTGTCTCTGCTCTTGTCTGCAGCAGTCAAAGCCTATGCCATTGACAATACCACCACCCTCCATCCCCTGTTCACACTCAACCTG acaacTCAATTCAGTGGCAAACTAAACATTGCCAATGAGAAGCTGATGGGGAAAATGGGGTTTGATAA CTTGACCTTATCTCTGGCATCAAGTGAGATTGGGACTTTCCAG ACTACGACCTTGAAGAATGTTGCAATCATGGGGATGAAGAATGGTTTTCTTCCAAAACTGAATG aGATGCTTCAGAGAGGGTTTCCTCTCCCTTTGATGAAAGGTGTGGCATTGGTGAAGACAGTTTTGCAGGTGCAGAAG GGATTCTTGGCTGTGTTCAGTGATGTGCAGATCAGCCCTCCCTTATACACTGAGGAGGAACTTTAA
- the LOC105910073 gene encoding vesicular inhibitory amino acid transporter-like, with product MAHLIRHKISNKITNAMNTASNKSQAKVSGAFARLGFQAATDEEGLGFAECDDLDYDYRQGMRMDAVQTEDGGEEVTGDGLEGDSHYQRDGTRHRASVKSGEGCEEFVEVKPKITAWDAGWNVTNAIQGMFVLGLPYAILHGGYLGLFLIIFAAVVCCYTGKILIACLYEENEDGELVRVRDSYVDIANACCAPRFPTLGGHIVNVAQIIELVMTCILYVVVSGNLLYNSFPWLPVSQKAWAVLATVALIPCAFLKDLKSVSKFSMLCTVAHFFINVVVIAYCLSRAHDWAWEKVKFYIDVKKFPISIGIIVFSYTSQIFLPSLEGSMQRPSEFHCMMDWTHIAACVLKGLFALVAYLTWADETEEVITDNLPGGIRAVVNLFLVAKALLSYPLPFFAAVEVFEKSFFGGGSIFPDCYGPARKLKSWGLGLRITLVVFTLLMALFVPHFALLMGLTGSLTGAGLCFLLPSLFHLKLLWRKLLWHHVFFDVAIFVVGGICSVSGFIHSIEGLIEAYK from the exons ATGGCTCATTTAATTCGACACAAGATTTCGAACAAAATTACAAATGCTATGAACACAGCCTCCAATAAGTCCCAGGCGAAGGTCAGCGGGGCTTTCGCTCGTTTGGGCTTCCAGGCGGCCACGGATGAGGAAGGTCTGGGCTTTGCTGAGTGCGACGACCTAGACTATGACTACAGGCAGGGGATGCGCATGGATGCGGTTCAGACAGAGGATGGCGGAGAAGAGGTGACCGGAGATGGGCTAGAAGGTGATAGTCACTACCAGAGAGATGGCACCCGTCACCGGGCCTCCGTAAAGAGCGGAGAAGGCTGTGAAGAGTTTGTGGAGGTGAAGCCCAAAATTACCGCCTGGGATGCCGGATGGAACGTGACCAACGCTATTCAG ggcatGTTCGTCCTTGGTTTGCCATACGCCATTCTGCACGGCGGTTACCTCGGGCTCTTTCTCATCATCTTCGCTGCTGTGGTGTGTTGCTATACGGGTAAGATCCTGATAGCGTGCCTCTACGAGGAAAATGAAGACGGCGAGCTTGTGCGCGTGAGAGACTCGTATGTAGACATCGCCAACGCCTGCTGCGCACCGCGTTTTCCGACCCTTGGTGGACACATCGTCAATGTGGCCCAGATCATTGAGTTGGTGATGACTTGTATCCTCTACGTTGTGGTCAGTGGGAATTTGCTGTATAACAGCTTTCCGTGGCTACCTGTTTCTCAGAAGGCGTGGGCGGTCCTCGCCACAGTGGCTCTCATACCTTGTGCTTTTCTGAAGGACCTGAAGTCCGTGTCTAAGTTCAGCATGCTCTGCACAGTCGCCCATTTCTTCATCAATGTTGTAGTGATTGCTTACTGCCTGTCACGGGCGCACGACTGGGCATGGGAGAAGGTCAAGTTCTACATCGATGTCAAAAAGTTTCCCATCTCCATTGGCATCATTGTGTTCAGCTACACCTCACAGATCTTCCTGCCGTCCCTGGAGGGGAGCATGCAGAGACCGAGCGAATTTCACTGCATGATGGATTGGACACACATCGCTGCCTGTGTCCTCAAGGGGCTCTTTGCCCTGGTGGCCTATCTCACATGGGCAGACGAGACGGAGGAAGTGATTACGGACAATCTCCCCGGGGGTATTCGTGCAGTGGTAAATCTTTTCCTGGTCGCCAAAGCTCTTTTATCATATCCACTGCCCTTCTTTGCCGCTGTGGAGGTTTTTGAAAAGTCTTTCTTTGGGGGGGGATCAATATTCCCAGACTGTTACGGCCCAGCAAGAAAGTTAAAGTCGTGGGGTTTGGGCTTGCGAATTACGCTGGTTGTGTTTACACTGTTAATGGCCCTGTTTGTCCCACACTTTGCTCTCCTCATGGGCCTCACCGGAAGTCTCACCGGTGCAGGTCTGTGCTTCTTGCTGCCAAGTCTGTTCCACCTGAAGCTACTTTGGAGGAAACTCTTGTGGCACCATGTCTTCTTTGACGTCGCAATATTTGTAGTTGGGGGCATTTGCAGTGTATCTGGATTCATTCACTCCATCGAAGGTCTTATAGAAGCCTACAAATAG
- the actr5 gene encoding actin-related protein 5, with product MSTNIFTFQDYKSTPDPVYEVSAECFQPSPVPIIIDNGSFQTRAGWACDTDELSAPRLQFKSVAARSRGAARSETQIGNDIPNLEPLRWLLKSQFDRNVVVNFEMQELMFDYVFMHLGLTTEGRVEYPVVVTEAPCNPLHCRQMMSELLFECYGVPQVSYGIDSLYSFYLNNRQRSVDSPHTGLVISSGYHCSHVLPVINGSLDAVNCKRLNVGGSQAASYLQRLLQLKYPGQQPALTLSRMEELLHQHSYIASDYQQVLEKWRSPEFYEQEVHRIQLPFSAKLAGAAVVGAEERQERRANQLRRLQEINARRREEKNQQDQERLDNLLAVQELLEDGLVDQFQRRLIELNMDSAEELQSYIHKLGVLLELSRQRTLQEGPDSRAEALDLDQPMEEGDGAADTDADFREENTEVERLVNVSQPVLKLAEYHQLYVGTERLRAPEVMFQPSMIGEDQMGLMETVQFVLDRYTPELQMALVENVFLTGGNLMYPGLQDRVESEMLAIRPFQSYYKVRLASRPAQDAWYGAREWALQHPPGGPGWVSRQDYEEKGGEYLSEHCASNIFIPMPISRPTQRANEATPASESTLPTESVPTTGPVAVTIETTPVTTPVSGASASLSDTNMASPSTQNTELS from the exons ATGTCAACCAATATATTCACCTTTCAGGATTACAAATCCACACCAGATCCAGTTTATGAAGTAAGCGCAGAATGTTTTCAGCCTTCACCCGTTCCAATAATTATAGATAATGGTTCCTTTCAAACGCGGGCGGGATGGGCGTGCGACACTGACGAACTTTCGGCTCCGAGACTTCAATTCAAATCCGTGGCGGCCCGAAGCCGAGGGGCCGCGAGGAGTGAGACTCAGATTGGTAATGATATCCCAAATCTCGAACCACTCCGATGGCTCCTGAAAAGTCAGTTCGATCGCAATGTGGTTGTCAATTTCGAGATGCAAGAGCTGATGTTCGACTATGTGTTTATGCATCTGGGCCTTACCACAGAG GGCCGAGTGGAGTACCCCGTGGTTGTGACTGAGGCTCCTTGCAACCCACTACACTGCCGCCAGATGATGTCGGAACTTCTGTTCGAGTGTTATGGTGTTCCACAAGTCAGCTATGGCATTGACAGCTTGTATAGTTTCTACTTGAACAACAGGCAACGCAGTGTGGATAGCCCGCACACCGGACTTGTGATCTCTTCTGGTTATCACTGTTCTCACGTTCTTCCAGTCATCAATGGCAG TTTGGATGCAGTCAATTGCAAGCGGCTTAATGTGGGAGGAAGCCAGGCTGCCAGTTACCTCCAGCGGCTGTTGCAGCTAAAGTATCCCGGCCAGCAgcctgctctcactctcagtcgTATGGAGGAGCTCCTGCATCAGCACAGCTACATTGCTTCAGACTACCAACAAG TGCTAGAAAAGTGGCGCAGCCCAGAGTTCTACGAGCAGGAAGTACATCGCATCCAGCTGCCATTTTCAGCCAAGCTGGCGGGTGCTGCCGTGGTGGGGGCCGAGGAGCGTCAGGAAAGGAGAGCCAATCAGCTGCGGCGACTGCAGGAGATCAACGCCCGGcgcagagaggagaaaaaccAGCAGGACCAGGAGCGCCTCGACAACCTATTGGCAGTGCAG GAGCTGCTTGAGGACGGGTTGGTGGATCAGTTCCAGCGGCGGCTGATTGAGCTGAACATGGACTCTGCAGAGGAGCTCCAGTCCTACATCCACAAGCTCGGCGTGCTCCTGGAGCTCAGCCGTCAGCGGACTCTCCAGGAGGGGCCAGATAGCAGGGCAGAG GCTTTGGATCTTGATCAGCCCATGGAGGAAGGGGACGGCGCAGCTGATACTGATGCTGATTTTAGAGAGGAAAACACAGAAGTGGAAAGATTGGTTAATGTTTCCCAG CCTGTGTTGAAGTTAGCAGAGTACCACCAACTGTATGTGGGCACGGAGAGACTGCGCGCTCCAGAGGTCATGTTCCAGCCCTCCATGATTGGAGAAGATCAGATGGGCCTCATGGAGACTGTGCAGTTTGTGCTGGACAG GTACACTCCTGAGCTGCAGATGGCGCTGGTGGAAAATGTCTTTCTCACAGGAGGAAATCTGATGTACCCTGGGTTGCAGGATCGTGTGGAGAGTGAGATGCTGGCCATCAGACCTTTCCAGTCATATTATAAG gtgaGGCTAGCATCACGGCCAGCGCAGGATGCATGGTATGGAGCTCGCGAGTGGGCTTTGCAGCACCCCCCCGGGGGACCAGGTTGGGTGAGCAGGCAGGACTatgaggagaaaggaggggagtATCTGAGTGAGCACTGTGCCTCAAACATCTTCATCCCCATGCCGATCAGTCGACCCACGCAAAGAGCAAACGAGGCCACCCCAGCCTCTGAATCCACTCTGCCCACAGAGTCTGTACCGACAACTGGACCTGTTGCTGTCACCATTGAGACCACTCCAGTGACCACCCCAGTATCTGGTGCTAGTGCCTCCCTTTCAGATACCAATATGGCATCTCccagcacacaaaacacagagctGTCATAG